One stretch of candidate division WOR-3 bacterium DNA includes these proteins:
- the pruA gene encoding L-glutamate gamma-semialdehyde dehydrogenase, with protein sequence MLPKFSNEQYLDFSKPENQEPMKKALADLKAKSKIVYDLVIGGKHLKAKEQFVSYNPSDKQPVGTFQKATVKEAELAMKAALKAFETWRFMPAIERAGIVLRASRMLKQRRFEFDAAMVLEEGKNWLEADADFAEAVDFLEFYAREAIRYDQPVGVTPYPGESQEVRYIPLGVGVVIPPWNFPCAIMAGMTTAAAVTGNTVVLKPSSDAPLLAALFMDVLEKAGMPAGVVNLLTGPGGTVGDYLVEHPKTRFISFTGSKPVGLGIIEKAAKTQKGQIWIKRVVAEMGGKDCIIVDSEADVAEAVEGTAIAAFGFQGQKCSACSRAIVDAKVYDEFVRLLVERVKKIAVGPVEKRENWMGPVINERAYESHLEYIKFGKKEGKLVAGGKPGPDGGWYIQPTVFVDVPKNARIAQEEIFGPVLAVIRARNYSDALAIANGTEFGLTGAVFSRNREKIYRAKREFMCGNMYINRKCTGALVDVQPFGGFNMSGTDSKAGGRDYLLLFLQAKSMTERF encoded by the coding sequence GTGTTACCGAAATTCAGTAACGAGCAGTATCTAGATTTCTCAAAGCCCGAAAACCAGGAGCCGATGAAGAAGGCGCTCGCCGACCTGAAGGCGAAGTCGAAGATCGTCTACGACCTTGTCATCGGGGGCAAGCACCTGAAGGCGAAAGAGCAGTTCGTTTCCTACAACCCTTCGGACAAGCAACCGGTCGGCACGTTCCAGAAGGCGACGGTGAAGGAAGCCGAGCTGGCAATGAAGGCCGCGCTGAAGGCATTTGAGACCTGGCGGTTCATGCCGGCAATCGAGCGGGCGGGTATCGTGCTCCGGGCGTCCCGGATGCTGAAGCAGCGCCGGTTCGAGTTCGACGCGGCGATGGTTCTCGAAGAGGGCAAGAACTGGCTGGAGGCCGACGCTGACTTTGCCGAGGCCGTTGACTTCCTCGAGTTCTACGCCCGCGAGGCGATCCGCTACGACCAGCCGGTCGGGGTGACGCCGTACCCGGGGGAGAGCCAGGAAGTGCGGTACATTCCGCTGGGCGTGGGCGTCGTGATCCCGCCGTGGAACTTCCCCTGCGCCATCATGGCCGGGATGACGACCGCAGCCGCGGTCACCGGTAACACAGTAGTGCTGAAGCCGTCGTCGGATGCGCCCCTGCTCGCCGCGTTGTTCATGGACGTGCTGGAGAAGGCGGGAATGCCGGCCGGTGTGGTGAACCTGCTCACTGGGCCGGGTGGGACCGTCGGCGACTATCTGGTCGAGCATCCAAAGACCCGTTTCATCTCTTTCACCGGCTCAAAGCCGGTCGGACTGGGCATCATCGAGAAGGCGGCGAAGACCCAGAAAGGCCAGATCTGGATCAAGCGAGTCGTGGCCGAGATGGGCGGCAAGGACTGCATCATCGTCGACTCCGAGGCGGACGTGGCCGAGGCGGTCGAGGGCACGGCCATCGCCGCGTTCGGGTTCCAGGGACAGAAATGCTCGGCCTGCTCGCGGGCCATCGTCGACGCGAAGGTCTACGATGAGTTCGTGAGGCTGCTGGTCGAGCGGGTGAAGAAGATCGCGGTCGGCCCGGTCGAGAAACGCGAGAACTGGATGGGCCCGGTCATCAACGAGCGGGCGTACGAGTCGCACCTCGAGTACATCAAGTTCGGCAAGAAGGAAGGCAAGCTCGTCGCCGGCGGCAAGCCCGGACCGGACGGCGGCTGGTACATCCAGCCGACCGTGTTCGTGGACGTGCCGAAGAACGCGCGCATCGCGCAGGAGGAGATATTCGGGCCGGTGCTCGCGGTCATCCGGGCGCGGAATTACTCGGACGCCCTGGCCATCGCCAACGGCACCGAGTTCGGCCTGACCGGCGCGGTCTTCTCCCGCAACCGGGAGAAGATCTACCGGGCAAAGCGCGAGTTCATGTGCGGCAACATGTACATCAACCGCAAGTGCACCGGCGCGCTGGTTGACGTGCAGCCGTTCGGCGGGTTCAACATGTCGGGCACCGACTCCAAAGCCGGTGGCAGGGATTACCTGCTGCTCTTCCTGCAGGCGAAGTCAATGACGGAGAGGTTCTAG
- a CDS encoding GTPase: protein MPNRKRTIIVGAVGMDYHVFNTYFRDNPEYEVVAFTMAKEQNLGTTGGLRPYPASLCGKLYPNGIPTRYEHELPALVKELKAEEVVFAYSDVPHVYLMNLASQVLVAGANWRLISPKFLQIQANKPVAAVCAVRTGCGKSQTSRRVYEIIKSKGLKVVAIREPMPYGELEKQVWQRFATYKDLDDQKATIEEREEYEPYIDNGMVIYAGCDYAEILKHAEAEADVIVWDGGNNEIAFYKPDFLAVIVDPLRPGHELRYHPGEVNLRSADAVVINKEDTAKANDIEKVRANVKQANPSAVIIDADSPLTVADPAAVKGKRVLVVEDGPTVTHGGMGYGAGKIAAQQFGAKEMVNPRPFAVGSLAKTFEEFKHLQNVLPAMGYSAEQLKELEDTINKADCDVVLSGTPIDLTRIIKANKPLVRVSYRLQEKSKPDLEDMITGMLKRKGLKA from the coding sequence ATGCCGAACAGAAAACGCACCATCATCGTCGGCGCCGTCGGGATGGACTACCACGTCTTCAACACCTACTTCCGGGACAACCCGGAGTACGAGGTCGTCGCGTTCACCATGGCCAAGGAACAGAACCTGGGGACGACCGGCGGCCTGCGGCCATACCCGGCCAGCCTCTGCGGCAAGCTCTACCCGAACGGGATTCCGACCCGGTACGAGCACGAGCTGCCGGCGCTGGTGAAGGAACTGAAGGCGGAAGAGGTTGTGTTCGCCTACTCGGATGTGCCTCACGTATATCTGATGAATCTCGCATCCCAGGTGCTCGTGGCCGGGGCGAACTGGCGGTTGATATCGCCGAAGTTCCTGCAGATTCAGGCGAACAAGCCGGTGGCAGCGGTCTGCGCGGTCCGGACCGGGTGCGGGAAGTCGCAGACATCGCGCCGCGTGTACGAGATCATCAAGAGCAAAGGGTTGAAGGTGGTTGCGATCCGCGAGCCGATGCCCTACGGTGAGCTCGAGAAGCAGGTCTGGCAGCGCTTTGCCACCTACAAGGACCTCGATGATCAGAAGGCGACCATCGAAGAGCGCGAGGAGTACGAGCCGTACATCGACAACGGCATGGTCATCTATGCCGGGTGCGACTACGCCGAAATCCTCAAGCATGCCGAGGCCGAGGCGGACGTCATCGTCTGGGATGGCGGCAACAACGAGATCGCCTTCTACAAGCCGGACTTCCTGGCAGTCATCGTCGACCCGTTGCGGCCGGGGCACGAACTGCGCTACCACCCGGGCGAAGTGAATCTCAGGTCGGCCGACGCCGTCGTCATCAACAAAGAGGATACGGCCAAGGCGAACGACATCGAGAAGGTCCGCGCCAACGTGAAGCAGGCCAATCCGAGTGCGGTCATTATCGATGCCGATTCGCCGCTCACCGTGGCCGACCCGGCCGCGGTCAAAGGCAAGCGCGTGCTGGTGGTAGAGGACGGCCCGACGGTGACGCACGGCGGCATGGGCTACGGCGCGGGAAAGATCGCCGCGCAGCAGTTCGGGGCGAAGGAGATGGTCAACCCGCGGCCGTTCGCTGTCGGGTCGCTCGCCAAGACGTTCGAGGAGTTCAAGCACCTGCAGAACGTGCTGCCGGCGATGGGCTATTCGGCGGAGCAGCTCAAGGAACTCGAGGACACGATCAACAAGGCCGACTGTGACGTTGTCCTCTCCGGTACTCCCATCGACCTGACGCGGATCATCAAGGCGAACAAGCCCCTCGTGCGCGTGAGCTACCGGTTGCAGGAGAAGTCCAAGCCGGACCTCGAAGATATGATCACCGGGATGCTGAAACGGAAAGGCCTCAAAGCCTAG
- a CDS encoding zinc-dependent alcohol dehydrogenase family protein, with protein MRAMVIARTGRLEDAPLELRDVPQPVPRAGEILIRVSACGVCHTELDEIEGRTPPPKLPMIPGHQVVGRVVAVRESQDGDSPRRSEARRDPVQTPRFRPGDRVGVAWIYSACGKCAFCLSGQENLCPDFRATGRDANGGYAEYMTVPEGFAYPIPDSITDTETAPLLCAGAVGYRSLRLAGFGSAQDSGSSALGARRSALGLTGFGASGHLVLKTVRYQYPETRVYVFARSREEQTFARELGATWAGDTSDRPPELLDAIIDTTPVWSTVVAALGNLKPGGRLVINAIRKEETDKAALLGLDYAKQLWMEKEIKSVANVARKDVGEFLALAARIPIRPEVQEYRLEDANQALLELKQRKIRGAKVLRI; from the coding sequence ATGAGAGCCATGGTCATTGCCCGAACCGGGCGTCTCGAAGACGCGCCGCTTGAGCTGCGCGACGTGCCGCAGCCGGTGCCGCGAGCGGGAGAGATACTCATCAGAGTCTCGGCCTGCGGAGTGTGTCATACCGAACTCGACGAAATCGAGGGCCGCACGCCGCCGCCGAAGCTCCCGATGATTCCCGGACACCAGGTTGTCGGGCGGGTTGTTGCAGTGCGGGAATCGCAGGACGGGGACAGTCCCCGCCGCTCAGAAGCGCGGCGCGATCCGGTGCAGACCCCGCGATTCCGGCCCGGCGACCGAGTTGGTGTGGCGTGGATCTACTCGGCCTGCGGCAAGTGCGCGTTCTGCCTCAGCGGGCAAGAGAATCTCTGCCCCGACTTCAGGGCTACGGGCCGGGACGCGAACGGCGGCTATGCCGAGTACATGACGGTGCCCGAAGGCTTCGCGTATCCGATACCTGACTCCATCACGGACACCGAGACCGCGCCACTGCTGTGCGCCGGCGCAGTCGGCTATCGTTCGCTGCGACTGGCTGGGTTCGGCAGCGCTCAGGATTCGGGCAGTTCGGCGCTTGGCGCTCGACGTTCGGCGTTGGGACTGACCGGCTTCGGCGCATCCGGACATCTGGTGCTCAAGACGGTGAGGTACCAGTACCCGGAGACGCGTGTCTATGTCTTCGCGCGCAGCAGGGAGGAACAGACCTTTGCCCGCGAATTGGGAGCGACGTGGGCCGGAGACACCAGCGACCGGCCGCCGGAGTTGCTCGATGCCATCATCGACACGACGCCGGTCTGGAGCACGGTTGTCGCTGCGCTCGGGAACCTGAAGCCCGGTGGCAGGCTGGTTATCAACGCGATTCGGAAAGAGGAGACCGACAAGGCCGCGCTTCTTGGTCTGGACTACGCGAAGCAGCTGTGGATGGAAAAGGAAATCAAGAGCGTGGCCAACGTCGCGCGCAAGGACGTGGGCGAGTTCCTCGCTCTGGCCGCGCGAATTCCCATCAGGCCTGAAGTGCAGGAGTATCGTCTGGAGGATGCGAATCAGGCCCTGCTCGAACTGAAGCAGCGCAAGATCCGCGGGGCGAAGGTGCTTCGTATCTGA